The DNA segment tttcaaagttcactgATGCAATTCGCATCTCATGCACATTTCACACTTTTAAATGTACATGAAATGTAGTAGAGAATGCCTTTGGGAATGTAAAGTGTTAGAGAAGTATGCGACTTATAGTTGCCTCAGTTACCTCAATGTTTGCCAAAGTTTTGTCAGCTCTCAATTTCTATTCTTGTGGTTTGTTTTCACAGGCTTTgccaaattaattatacacaCTCGAACTTTACGACTATTTGATTACTCTTATCCgtatctgcagcagcagcagcagaagcagcagcagaagtaaCAAAAGTAACACCTGAGTGGCAAGAGCAACCTTCAAAGGCAGGTAAATAGATTTAAATGCTCATCCGGGGACTTGCTTAAAGAGCCACAGTTCACCAAGGGGGGAATTTTGCGGTTTTACATTGTCTTCAGCCATGTGCGAGTCGagtatttgttttactttacttATGCAAATGCGAAATGTTGCTCTGCAGTGTGCACTAACGGTTaaacgcacgcacacacacacacacacaggtgtGTTTGTTGcaccattttaattaaacacatttacatacagacgtatacgcaatgtcgttgctcatacgccacgtgACACGCCTCCACTTTTGGCCCCTACAAAATGCACCTTTCTCtttacctctctctctctctctctcgctctgtgtgtctgtatctttttttttacttcttcTGCTTGCCAGTTgagatttgcatttgcatatttcttgttgttgagCAAACGGTTTTGTCatgctgttttatttattctcaGCTTTTTTTTCCTCTCTGTTTACCCTGTAATAAACTTGTAACAATTTATGCAACGGCAAGATGTATCCCAACCCTCTAAAGCAATTGTTCTAGACACAGCAAATaacattttccacattttccGCTTAAATTTCTTATACCCAGTGCGAGCGATATTAATTATGCATTAGAAGGGTAAAGGAAAAAATGGTAAATCTGCTTAAAGGGTATCACTTAGTCTGAGTGTTTCTTTGTTTCTTCTGCTGCAACATTCTTAATATtgcttacaatttttattttttttattttgatgtttttctttttccccTCTTTTATGATTCTTAATACAACTTGTGAAAATTGCATTCTGGTTAGAATCTTGTTGTTCTCTTATTACTGccgttgtttttgctttttcgttTGGTCTTGTCCTGCATTTTAAtacattctttttatttttgtggctAGGTcgcttgttttcatttagaaAATTACATGGATGCACTTACTTGCATATGACAAGTATctcattttggtttttgctggTCCTCTGAGCGCCAAAAGGGCGCGCTCCTTGAGGAGAATAATTTTGGTAAGATGTACGAGCTGTTGGTTTTTTTATGATGCTCAATGACACGAATTGCAAATGGGAGTAAGCGgaatttaaatagcatttcatttgcagtttACCTGTACGCATAATTATGCAGCACTTTACATTGAAGTATTTATTGTCTCAGCcaatttgcagttgcattgtCTTTCGCCTTATGTGTGTCTTCTTTTTAtaccttatttttttttggctgacTGTGATTgctgtgtatttatttgtttatcatGCTGTCAGTTCGTTTAACGGGTAGGTCAATAAATCGCTGGCGATTTTTAATTAAGGAAACGCATTGCAGACAAGCTTGCCAACCAGCGACGTCAGTTggataaacaaaagcaaaacggcGTCACacacaggcagcagcagcagcagcaaacactcAGCACCAGACACACCAGAAGCACAAGGCGCAGGACGATGATTATACGCATATCCTTGCCAGGGCGCCATCCACCAGGCGTCGCGCTTATGCAAATGGGGTTTAAGTCAAGAGCGAAGGTCAGTGCATCCAGTAATGTTATCGCAATGcgctctcttttttctctggGTCTTACTTGTTAAATGCATCCTCTGCCCACCGCCTGGTGCCTGGTGCCCAAAACTCATTAACAGCTCTGTTGCCCCTTTTAACTCGCCCACTTGGCTGGCTGCTGACTTGCGCCTCATGTTGCCTCTTGCATTTaacacaccacacacaacaTTCCCCCTTGCTTCGGATAACTTCAATTTCCTTTCAAGCGCAAGctgaaaaaataatacagtTGGCGTTGGATTTGCAGTAAGGTAAATCCGCTTAAATGCTACTGCTCAAGACTTTTCAATAATTcacgcaaacaaaaaactgaagTTGAGCGAGAAGGTAAGGCAACAACATTTAAGGAAGAGGCTTCATGGGCAAGATGTCGAGCATAAAATGCGAATACATAGAGAAAGCGAAACATAGGAAAACAAATAGCCCAAAAATCCCAGCTGTACTCGTATTTGTATAGTTGATACACTCTCTTCCTCATACCCAatcagagtgtgtgtgtatgtaaatctCTCTAAAAACCATCAGGTATTtagcaaaacgaaaacagtAATAGACAAATGGACAGCGCTTAAAGATGCTTTCATGTCTTAATCTACAGCTTGGTCTTTTGACTCCGAGCAACATTAAGTGTTGTGTTCAAGCTGCTGCTTCAGACTCCAGTATTAAGTGGACTTTTTGTGGTGTTGTTGATTAAAGCATCCAGAGACCATTTGCCACCGCCAAGGCGAGTGAGGAGCAAAAGCCCAGCCACTTTGCTGAGCATTGAACTTATGAATTGCAGGCTAATTGCTAAATCGTTCCAGCCCCAAATGAGCGATCCATTTGCCTGCCACAACAGTGGTGCAATCATAAGGCTGGCCAATAACTTGCAGCGAATTCCCAGCAGCATTAAGATAAAGCATGCCACGGCAAATGGTTTGTTAATTATCTAAAGACGATAAGTATTGCAtggcagaagcagcagcagcttagtTCTCTGTTCTATTGACTCACCTGATGTGGCTCGACAATCCACAAAagccacacacaacacatgccAATGCGTGCGAGCAAGAGCAAACGTTGCAAGctccgctgttgttgtctgtcaTGTTGCCAGCAGTCGACAGCAGTTGCTTGGCGTTGACTCTGCCGCATTGCCAACATCAGTAGCAGCAAACACCCAACATCCACGCAATAGTGCAGCAACAATTCATAATCCCAAATACCAAAGGCGAGTGCTCGCAACGTGCGCTGCAGCCAGAGCATAGCGACaccgttgccgctgccatcGTTGAAGTTGCAGCTGCACGCAATTAGCGCAGTGCCAGTCAGAATTATGGCGATATCGAGCAGCATGTAGATAACTCCAATTATTTCCCATCCATTCATAAGCATTGCCATATGATGTGCATGCATTCGAAGCTGCAGCATCTTCTGCAGCGCATCCTCCAGATAGCCGAAAAGTATTAGAGACGCTGCCACTTGTGGTATCCATGCTCGGAAGCGATTCGCACCAAATTGGACAAAGCCAAAAATAGCTTTCAAGATTGCTTTGAACATTGCAAAGTTTTGACGTACAATTAGAggaatttttgttgtttgttttattttggagACAATAAAAGCAGATGTGACACAGCTTGCTAGCAAATgttagtttcttttgttttgatttgttaaAGGATTTCCACAGTTGTTTACTGGCTTGGCGTCTGATGgtgtcaattaaaaaaaaaattttgaaacaaagaTTTAGCATGAGAAgttatcaaattatattttgtgaagACAATTATAATAACGAAGTTTTAAagtgctttctttttttgattgaatatggatatttttattattatttttatacataataataCTAGAATCAAAACCAAtgacattgttttttttaagaaatactttgcGTATAAATTGTTGTAATGTAAGCTATGTAATTCATAAGCTAACTCTCACACTTGACAGTAATctgttttaaaataacatatttcttatttaatataattaatataattatttgaatattattgtaTGCTTTGGCTTATAATACTAGTATTCGTGATAAggttttacttttaattttattgatatgttttgaaaagttttctaaGCTGTACAGAACATTTccattaaagaaaacaaatccGACACAGATCAAAATCAAGTATACAAACAGTCGTACCCACATACACCGAAGTATAAGTGAATGTTTTTGTCGCCTGAGGACTCTTTAACTCCACACGTGTGCTTATTTCAGGTGAGAAAGTGCAGAGCTCATTGCAATTAGTTAATGTATTGCAGTTGTACGACAGCTACTACTGATGgagctgctgctattgttgccCATGGCACAATTATGGATAATTAGTTGATTGCTGACCGCTTTGTCACCGCTGTTAATATTGCTAATACGCACCGTGGGTCAGCAACTGCCGCCAgctataattttgaatatttgatgGCGCTGCCCAAGATTGCTTTGGGCAAGAGCTACAAAGCCAAAGAGATGTATTAAATGTAAGAATATGTTAGCTCAAAAGTCATTGGACCTCTGCCCTCAATCTAAATACAGTAAGCAACTCTTTGGAAAGCCAAGTCGATTGATTATTGAAATCCTATCCTATAGATGGAGCTTAAAAATGTACTGAAAAGTTGAATTTTAAGACCAAGCGACGCATCGTTGTATCCATTTTAATGCCAATGACTGTCAGCAAACTGTGcaaacattttccaatttatcTGCTGACACAGCAGAAATTAATGCCACAAGTGAAAAGGGGGAGCTAAGGCGACAACCTGATAGGGTTTACATTGACATTCATTACCTTCTTCTTCGGTCGAAGTAAAAACAGCTTTTGTTTGTGGTCCTTATTTAACGAGCAAAGTTGTGTTGTGGCccgaaaaattaacaaaaattacttgaattaaattctatataCGGGCATAAACAAAAGGTCCAAAGTGAGGGCTGCCTGCTCGCCGGTCTTGTGCAATGGCATGGAAACGCATCTGGAAGTTGAATGAAGCCATAgtccgtgtccgtgtccgtgtTGGTGTTCGTTTTCGTGTTTGTATTCGTGTTGTAAGCAATTCTCGATTATGAGTCAATGGCGTACAATAAGAGGCCGGAATCAAGAACCAAACAACAATCAAACCTTACGTAAACAAGGCAAATGGCACAAAGCACTGGAATAAATGGCATCAGGCTAAGCTCAGTGCCTGGCCAGATTGTCCATTATATTCGAGGCCCTTGGCAATATGCTAAGAAAGAATGGAAAAGAAGCACAAAACTACTACACACAGAGTACTACATACTATACGTGGCAGGCATGGCATTGGGTCTAATTATGTGACGGAGGCTGGGGATTTGAGATGATGACAATAACATTGGCCTAGTCAGAGTCTCAGaaagtgtgagagagagagagagatctgTGAGCTAAGGCTAGCCGTAAATTATAGCTGCAAGCATTTGAATTGGCCTTCAGAATAAATGAACTATAAGAAATAGTTTGCCAGCacaaaagtttattaattacGCAAATTATTTCATCTTCATTCCATTGCCTTCTTATAACAAATACTGCAAAACGTGCTGAACGACTTGTCGGGCAATTTGCAGAGGAAACTCTTTCCATTCGACCATTTCGGGCATTTCCCCCATTTGCTCCactttgcgttgcgttgcgttgcggaCTTCTCAAAACATTTTCAAGCTAATCAAATCAGCGtcgctttttctttttctcactttttgttgttgggcgACCACTGATGCTTGAGGGGCTGCTTGTTTGATGGCGGAGTGGTCGTGTTTTTGGGACATGCTGCGGAGAGGGTGTGGGGATGCGGTGGCAATGCGGCCACAGTTCGTTGATTTTgttacaaataatttgaatcTATGTCAACATTTTCAACGCAGCGCggtaataattcatttttgtttttcgccaCAATTCGTGACAGCTAATCACCAGAGGCAGACAGAAAACAGCCCGAGaccaaacacaaatacaaccACAAAAAGagagacgacaacaacaacaacaacaacaaaaccaacaaaaaacaagcgTCCATTTTGAAAGATGGCGTCATGGCCGCCTGATTTCCGGCTGCGCTTCAAACTGTAAATGGCAAATGAATTTTGCGTTTTGATTCGGTTCGCATTTCATTATGCTtggcaaattaaaagcaacaacatttaagaaaaaataaacaatcaaatttGCCAGACCGAATATACACTACACTTAAAAAAGAATTACTACAAAAATGacataaataataactacattaaatcaacaataaaattaagcaCAATTCTTTGAtgattatttatgtaattcCATTTGAAAGAGCATTAAAGAAGTCGAGACTGCAATGCGCCATTTCATTTTAAGCGTGCAATAATTGAGGGCGacatttcaaatac comes from the Drosophila sulfurigaster albostrigata strain 15112-1811.04 chromosome 2L, ASM2355843v2, whole genome shotgun sequence genome and includes:
- the LOC133850343 gene encoding uncharacterized protein LOC133850343 isoform X2, producing the protein MFKAILKAIFGFVQFGANRFRAWIPQVAASLILFGYLEDALQKMLQLRMHAHHMAMLMNGWEIIGVIYMLLDIAIILTGTALIACSCNFNDGSGNGVAMLWLQRTLRALAFGIWDYELLLHYCVDVGCLLLLMLAMRQSQRQATAVDCWQHDRQQQRSLQRLLLLARIGMCCVWLLWIVEPHQLALERKLKLSEARGNVVCGVLNARGNMRRKSAASQVGELKGATELLMSFGHQAPGGGQRMHLTSKTQRKKRAHCDNITGCTDLRS
- the LOC133850343 gene encoding uncharacterized protein LOC133850343 isoform X1, translated to MFKAILKAIFGFVQFGANRFRAWIPQVAASLILFGYLEDALQKMLQLRMHAHHMAMLMNGWEIIGVIYMLLDIAIILTGTALIACSCNFNDGSGNGVAMLWLQRTLRALAFGIWDYELLLHYCVDVGCLLLLMLAMRQSQRQATAVDCWQHDRQQQRSLQRLLLLARIGMCCVWLLWIVEPHQIINKPFAVACFILMLLGIRCKLLASLMIAPLLWQANGSLIWGWNDLAISLQFISSMLSKVAGLLLLTRLGGGKWSLDALINNTTKSPLNTGV